In Iodobacter fluviatilis, one DNA window encodes the following:
- the clpP gene encoding ATP-dependent Clp endopeptidase proteolytic subunit ClpP — MSRQEFDPQNLGYIPMVVEQSGRGERSYDIYSRLLKERVIFLVGPVNDQSANLIIAQMLFLESENPDKDIHLYINSPGGSVTAGLAIYDTMNFIKPDVSTMCVGMAASMGAFLLSSGAKGKRYALPNSRIMIHQPLIGGLSGQASDVEIHARELIKTKRSLNEMLAKHTGQSIEAVERDTDRDNFMSAAESKDYGLIDDVLQSRSAAAVK; from the coding sequence ATGTCGAGACAAGAATTTGATCCGCAAAACCTTGGGTATATCCCGATGGTCGTTGAACAAAGCGGCCGGGGCGAGCGTTCTTATGATATCTACTCGCGCCTCTTAAAAGAGCGTGTTATTTTCTTGGTCGGCCCGGTAAACGATCAAAGCGCAAATCTGATTATTGCGCAGATGTTGTTTTTGGAATCCGAAAATCCAGATAAAGATATTCATTTATATATCAACTCCCCGGGTGGCTCTGTCACTGCAGGTCTGGCCATTTACGACACCATGAATTTTATTAAGCCGGATGTGTCGACGATGTGCGTGGGCATGGCGGCCAGCATGGGCGCTTTCTTGCTTTCCAGTGGTGCTAAAGGTAAACGCTATGCTTTGCCTAATTCACGAATTATGATTCACCAGCCCCTGATCGGTGGTTTGTCTGGCCAGGCTTCTGATGTTGAAATTCATGCGCGTGAATTAATTAAAACGAAACGTTCCCTGAATGAAATGCTGGCCAAACATACGGGTCAGAGCATCGAAGCAGTTGAGCGGGATACAGACAGAGATAACTTTATGAGTGCTGCAGAATCAAAAGACTATGGTCTGATTGATGATGTCTTGCAGTCTCGCAGCGCGGCAGCCGTTAAATAA
- the tig gene encoding trigger factor codes for MQVQLETLNQLERRLSISVPRTEITEQVNARLKHVAKTAKIAGFRPGKAPMKIVAQNYGFRIQEEVLGETVEVSFGQAVQEQKLRVAGYPRFEPKDAAEETGDFQFSATFEVYPEVVIGDLAAAQIEKPVLDLSDAEVEKTVDILRRQRTRFERVEREAADGDRVIVDFKGSIDGVLFDGGSAENHAFLLGKGQMLPGFEAGVIGMKEDETKSVSVDFPADYHGADVAGKTAVFEITVKNVAAAILPEVDADFAKSLGIVDGDVEKMRAEVRGNLEREVRFRLKARAKENVMTALIAAAPVDLPKALVQLEIGRLAEGALADLKARGIDPKYVPFSPEMFEAQAQRRVHLGLALAELVKGNGLEAKADQVKAVVEDLAQNYEDPSEVVAWYFEDRERLAGPESMALEDNVVEFVLAKAQVTEKGMSFEELMGQQG; via the coding sequence ATGCAAGTACAACTAGAAACCCTGAATCAACTCGAACGTCGCCTGTCTATTTCTGTGCCACGCACAGAAATTACCGAGCAAGTTAACGCGCGTTTGAAGCATGTTGCTAAGACTGCAAAAATTGCAGGTTTTCGCCCAGGCAAAGCGCCGATGAAAATCGTTGCACAAAACTACGGCTTCCGTATCCAGGAAGAAGTATTGGGAGAAACGGTTGAAGTGAGCTTTGGTCAGGCCGTACAAGAGCAAAAGCTGCGTGTAGCAGGCTACCCACGTTTCGAGCCAAAAGATGCGGCAGAAGAAACAGGCGATTTCCAGTTCTCGGCTACTTTTGAAGTGTACCCGGAAGTTGTGATCGGTGATTTAGCTGCTGCTCAAATTGAAAAACCAGTGTTGGATTTGTCTGATGCTGAAGTAGAAAAGACTGTAGACATCCTGCGCCGCCAGCGTACTCGTTTTGAGCGTGTAGAGCGCGAAGCGGCTGATGGCGATCGCGTGATTGTAGATTTTAAAGGCTCAATCGACGGCGTATTGTTTGATGGTGGCTCTGCTGAAAACCACGCTTTCCTGCTGGGCAAAGGTCAGATGTTGCCAGGTTTTGAAGCCGGTGTGATCGGCATGAAAGAAGACGAAACCAAATCAGTAAGCGTTGATTTCCCTGCTGATTACCATGGTGCTGATGTTGCAGGCAAAACTGCAGTATTCGAAATCACGGTTAAAAACGTGGCAGCTGCTATCTTGCCGGAAGTGGATGCAGATTTCGCAAAAAGCCTTGGTATTGTTGATGGCGATGTAGAAAAAATGCGCGCTGAAGTACGTGGCAACCTGGAGCGCGAAGTACGTTTCCGTCTGAAAGCCCGTGCTAAAGAAAACGTGATGACTGCGCTGATTGCTGCTGCGCCGGTTGATTTGCCTAAGGCTTTAGTTCAATTGGAAATCGGTCGTTTGGCTGAAGGTGCGCTTGCAGACTTGAAAGCACGCGGTATCGACCCAAAGTATGTTCCGTTCTCGCCAGAAATGTTTGAAGCACAAGCACAGCGCCGTGTTCACCTTGGCTTAGCATTGGCTGAGCTGGTTAAGGGTAATGGCCTTGAAGCGAAAGCGGATCAGGTCAAAGCGGTTGTTGAAGATTTGGCGCAGAATTACGAAGATCCAAGCGAAGTTGTAGCTTGGTACTTTGAAGATCGTGAGCGTTTGGCTGGCCCGGAATCAATGGCATTGGAAGACAATGTGGTTGAATTCGTTCTGGCTAAGGCACAGGTAACTGAAAAAGGGATGTCCTTTGAAGAGCTGATGGGCCAGCAAGGCTAA